From the Streptomyces nodosus genome, the window AGAGAGGGACGGACCGTGCGAGCCCCTCCCCTGAGGGGGGAAACAACGGGTTGGGCGGCCTTGACCCTCCCCCACGGGGAGCCCCGAGTCTTTGCGAGGTCGCACAGCGCACGCGGCACGGTACGGCATGGACGACGGCCCGACGCACGACGGTCGCCATGTCGACATGGCTGTTCGCTCGCCGCGCTGAACCGACCTTCTTTCTCTCCTGACCGCCCTTTCTCCCACAGGAATTCCTCCATGGCACCGTCGTACACCCTGGAAATCGACGCACAGATCCCCGTGCGTGACGGCACCCGGCTCAGCGCCAACATCTGGCGCCCTCGTCATGAGGAGCCGGTGCCCGTCATTCTCATCCGTACGCCCTACGGAAAGGATGACAGCCAGCTGATCTACTCGAGCGATCCGAACATGTACTCATTCCTGGAGGCGGGATATGCGATCGTTCGGCAGGAGACGCGGGGCACCTTCCATTCGGAGGACATGTTTTATCCGTATGCCGGAGATGGGGAGGACGGTGCCGACACGATCCGCTGGCTCCGCGAACAGCCCTGGTGCAACGGTGACGTCGGCATGTGGGGCCAGTCCTATATGGGGATGGTGCAGTGGGCGGTTGCGGCGACCGGGGTCGAAGGTCTGAAAGCCATCGCGACGGCGCAGGCGTCGGCTGACTTCTATCGCGCGCACTGGTACTCGCCCGGCGGCGCGATGTCCCTGGACACGTCGCTGTGCTGGGTCAGCCTCATCGTGTTCAACAAGCTCAGGCGTGATCTCGCCGACGGGGACCTGTCCGTCCTCTCGGATCTGGAGGAGGTGGCGAGGATTCTCGCGTCGGGGTCGGCGCTGACAGAGGTCCTGCCCACCTCGTACCACCCCGTGCTGCACAGACATGCGCCGTGGCTCGCCGAGGTTTTCGCCCACCCCTCGCGCGACGACTACTGGAAGGCGTATTCACCGCTCGAACGCCTCGAGCGGGTGGAAGTCCCGGCCCTGAGCATCGCCGGCTGGTACGACACCTTTCTCACCGAGACGCTTCGCGCCCATACCGGCATGCGCTCGCGCGCCGCACATGCCGATGCCCGTGACGGACAGCGGCTCATCATCGGCCCCTGGGGGCACGCCCCGGAATTCGTCACCGGTGACTTCCCCGACCGGCAGTTCGGGCCCGCCGCCGGCATGCGCTACGCCGACCTGACGACGGCGCATCGCGCGTTCCTCGACCACTGGGTCAAGGGGGACACGACCGCCCTGGACGGCATCCCTCCGGTGCGCATTTTCGTCATGGGCATCGACCAGTGGCGCGACGAGACCGCGTGGCCGCTGCCGGACACCGCCTACACGGACTTCCATCTGTCGGCGGACGGTCCTGCGAACACCGCCGCCGGCGGGGGCACGCTGGCCCTGTCCCCGGCGCCGGCGGAGCAGCGCGACTCCTATCTCTACAACCCGCTGCGCCCCGTTCCCAGCGTGGGCGGTGCCATCCTCGCCCTCGACCAGACGGTCCACGCCGGTCCCTCCGACCAGTCCACTGTCGAGGCGCGCGAGGACGTCCTCTGTTTCACGGGTCCGGTACTCGACGAGCCGATCGAGGTCACGGGACATGTGTCCGTGACGCTCCATGTCTCGTCCTCCGCACGGGACACCGACTTCACCGGAAAGCTCGTCGACGTCCATCCCGACGGCCGGGCGATCCTGTTGTGCGAGGGCATCCAGCGCATGCGGTACCGAGAGTCACTCGAAGCTCCGCGCCTGATGGAGCCGGGCACGGTTTACGAGGTCACGATCGAGATGGCCGCCACATCGAATGTGTTCCTGCCGGGCCACCGCATCCGCCTCGAGGTGTCCAGCAGCAACTTCCCGCGCTATGACCGCAACACCAACACCGGTGGGGAGATCTCCGCCGAGAGCGCGGCGGACATGGTGTCGGCGGTCAACACCGTGCACCACGGGCCGGAACATCCGAGCAGTCTCACGCTTCCGGTCATTCGCCGCTGATCTGCCTCCGCGGGCGGGGCGATCTCGATGAAGGCCGCCGTCTCCACGCCTCCGCAGCCTCAAGGGCGGGTCCGGAGGCGTCCCGGCGCCGGGGCCGCACCGGCTGCGCGGCATGTCAGACCGCCGACCAGCCGTCGTCGACCGGCAGGATCACACCATTGATGTTGCTCGCGGCGTCCGAGGCGAGGAACACCATGGCGGCCGCCTGTTCGTCGGCCTCGGCCACCCTGCCCGTGTTGACGAAGTACGGGCTGATGGCCGCCGGCCCGTGGGCACCCGGCTCGGCGTCCACCGTGATACCGGTCCGGGTGCCGCCCGGGGCGATGGCGTTGGCGCGGACACCCTGCTTGCGGTACATGACCGCAAGGTTCTTCGTCAGGCCCACCACTGCGTGCTTCGACGCGGTGTACGCGGCGCCCGCGGCGCTGCCGCGCAGGCCGGCCTCGGAGGCGGTGTTCACGATGGCGCCCCTCCCCGCCTTCAGCATGTGCGGCAGCACCGCCCGTGTGAGCAGGAAGGGAGCGGTCAGGTTGACCCGGATCACACGCTCCCACTCGTCGTCGCTGACGTCCGCCGGCGCCGACATGCGGTCCATGACGCCGGCGTTGTTCACCAGCACGTCCACACCGCCGAAGCGCTCGACGGCCTCCCTCACCACCTGGTCGACGACCGCCTGATCACTCAGATCGCCCACCACGGCGACAGCGGTGCCGCCCGCCCCTTCGATCTCCCGGACGACCTTCCGCGCGCCCTCGGCATCAAGGTCGGCGACCACGACCCGCGCCCCCTCCGCGGCGAACATCACAGCCGCCGCACGCCCGATGCCCGATCCCGCCCCGGTGACGATGACGCTGCGCCCGTCGAGCCCGCTGTCCATGAAGTGCTCCTGCTCATGACCGTGGTGACCGGGCGACTGCCCGATGCGTCTCCACACCCTACGA encodes:
- a CDS encoding CocE/NonD family hydrolase, whose amino-acid sequence is MAPSYTLEIDAQIPVRDGTRLSANIWRPRHEEPVPVILIRTPYGKDDSQLIYSSDPNMYSFLEAGYAIVRQETRGTFHSEDMFYPYAGDGEDGADTIRWLREQPWCNGDVGMWGQSYMGMVQWAVAATGVEGLKAIATAQASADFYRAHWYSPGGAMSLDTSLCWVSLIVFNKLRRDLADGDLSVLSDLEEVARILASGSALTEVLPTSYHPVLHRHAPWLAEVFAHPSRDDYWKAYSPLERLERVEVPALSIAGWYDTFLTETLRAHTGMRSRAAHADARDGQRLIIGPWGHAPEFVTGDFPDRQFGPAAGMRYADLTTAHRAFLDHWVKGDTTALDGIPPVRIFVMGIDQWRDETAWPLPDTAYTDFHLSADGPANTAAGGGTLALSPAPAEQRDSYLYNPLRPVPSVGGAILALDQTVHAGPSDQSTVEAREDVLCFTGPVLDEPIEVTGHVSVTLHVSSSARDTDFTGKLVDVHPDGRAILLCEGIQRMRYRESLEAPRLMEPGTVYEVTIEMAATSNVFLPGHRIRLEVSSSNFPRYDRNTNTGGEISAESAADMVSAVNTVHHGPEHPSSLTLPVIRR
- a CDS encoding SDR family NAD(P)-dependent oxidoreductase — its product is MDSGLDGRSVIVTGAGSGIGRAAAVMFAAEGARVVVADLDAEGARKVVREIEGAGGTAVAVVGDLSDQAVVDQVVREAVERFGGVDVLVNNAGVMDRMSAPADVSDDEWERVIRVNLTAPFLLTRAVLPHMLKAGRGAIVNTASEAGLRGSAAGAAYTASKHAVVGLTKNLAVMYRKQGVRANAIAPGGTRTGITVDAEPGAHGPAAISPYFVNTGRVAEADEQAAAMVFLASDAASNINGVILPVDDGWSAV